One part of the Phacochoerus africanus isolate WHEZ1 chromosome 7, ROS_Pafr_v1, whole genome shotgun sequence genome encodes these proteins:
- the HDAC10 gene encoding polyamine deacetylase HDAC10 isoform X6, producing the protein MGTALVYHEDMTAARLLWDDPECEIERPERLTTALERLRQRGLEQRCLRLVAREASEAELGLVHSPEYVALLRGTQALSTEELQALSRQFDAVYFHPSTFHCARLAAGAALQLVDAVLAGVARNGLALVRPPGHHSQRAAANGFCMFNSVAIAAKHAQQKHGLHRILIVDWDIHHGQGTQYIFEDDPSVLYFSWHRYEHGRFWPYLRESDADTVGRGRGLGFTVNLPWNQVGMGNADYMAAFLQVLLPLAFEFNAELVLVSAGFDSAIGDSEGQMQATPECFAHLTQLLQVLAGGRVCAVLEGGYHLESLSQSVCMMVQALLGDPAPPLSGPMAPHGSALQSIQSVRAAQAPHWMSLRQQGVAPVLSSSTRSPGQEPSPPMPAGPEFKTAAAQAVAALSSLLDQLRLRPTPPVRTALALPAPLDGDLVLPHDVLCQEGSAPQEETQAWARPHEALAQDKALSALGRVLHLLDRILDGQVSSGIAATPGPAVAATLDVAIRCGLSHGAQRLLCVAVGQLDRPPDLTDDGQPVGS; encoded by the exons ATGGGGACCGCACTGGTGTACCACGAGGACATGACGGCTGCGCGGCTGCTGTGGGACGA CCCCGAGTGCGAGATCGAGCGTCCTGAGCGTCTGACCACAGCTCTGGAGCGCCTGCGGCAGCGCGGCCTGGAGCAGAGGTGCCTGCGGCTGGTAGCCCGAGAGGCCTCGGAGGCGGAGCTGGGCCTGGTGCACAG CCCCGAGTACGTGGCCCTGTTGCGGGGAACCCAGGCCTTGAGCACTGAGGAGCTCCAGGCCCTATCCAGACAGTTCGACGCCGTCTACTTCCATCCG AGTACCTTCCACTGTGCCCGGTTGGCCGCAGGGGCTGCTCTGCAGCTGGTGGATGCAGTGCTGGCGGGAGTTGCACGCAACGGGCTCGCCCTGGTGAG GCCGCCTGGGCACCACAGCCAGAGGGCCGCCGCCAATGGATTCTGCATGTTCAATAGTGTGGCCATAGCAGCCAAGCATGCCCAGCAGAAACATGGACTGCACAG GATCCTCATCGTTGACTGGGACATCCACCATGGTCAGGGCACCCAGTATATCTTTGAGGATGACCCCAG CGTCCTTTACTTCTCCTGGCACCGCTATGAGCACGGGCGCTTCTGGCCCTACCTGCGAGAGTCCGATGCAGACACCGTCGGCCGCGGGCGGGGCCTTGGCTTCACGGTCAACCTGCCCTGGAACCAG GTCGGGATGGGAAACGCTGATTACATGGCCGCCTTCCTGCAGGTGCTGCTGCCCTTGGCCTTTGAG TTCAACGCCGAGCTGGTCCTGGTTTCGGCAGGGTTTGACTCCGCAATCGGGGATTCCGAG GGGCAGATGCAGGCCACGCCCGAGTGCTTCGCCCACCTCACGCAGCTGCTGCAGGTGCTGGCTGGTGGCCGGGTCTGCGCTGTGCTGGAG GGCGGCTACCACCTGGAGTCCCTCTCCCAGTCCGTGTGCATGATGGTACAAGCGCTGCTCGGCGACCCCGCCCCGCCGCTCTCAGGGCCCATGGCTCCGCATGGCAG CGCCCTGCAGTCCATCCAGAGTGTCCGGGCAGCGCAGGCCCCTCACTGGATGAGCCTCCGGCAGCAAG GTGTGGCCCCTGTACTGAGTTCCAGCACTCGCTCCCCGGGGCAGGAGCCCTCGCCTCCAATGCCTGCGGGGCCTGAGTTCAAGACAGCAGCAGCCCAGGCCGTGGCTGCGCTGAGCTCCCTCCTGGACCAGCTACGCCTCCGTCCCACGCCCCCTGTCCGCACTGCTCTTGCCTTGCCTGCGCCACTGGACGGTGACCTGGTCCTGCCCCATGACGTCCTCTGTCAGGAGGGGTCAGCCCCACAGGAGGAGACGCAGGCCTGGGCCAG GCCACACGAGGCCCTGGCCCAGGATAAGGCCCTCTCTGCACTTGGGAGGGTCCTGCACCTCTTGGACAGGATCCTGGATGGGCAG GTGAGCAGCGGCATCGCAGCCACCCCAGGCCctgctgtagctgccaccctggACGTGGCCATTCGGTGTGGCCTGTCCCACGGAGCCCAGAG GCTGCTTTGTGTGGCTGTGGGACAGCTGGATCGGCCCCCCGATCTCACCGATGACGG ACAACCGGTGGGTTCCTGA
- the HDAC10 gene encoding polyamine deacetylase HDAC10 isoform X4 yields MGTALVYHEDMTAARLLWDDPECEIERPERLTTALERLRQRGLEQRCLRLVAREASEAELGLVHSPEYVALLRGTQALSTEELQALSRQFDAVYFHPSTFHCARLAAGAALQLVDAVLAGVARNGLALVRPPGHHSQRAAANGFCMFNSVAIAAKHAQQKHGLHRILIVDWDIHHGQGTQYIFEDDPSVLYFSWHRYEHGRFWPYLRESDADTVGRGRGLGFTVNLPWNQVGMGNADYMAAFLQVLLPLAFEFNAELVLVSAGFDSAIGDSEGGYHLESLSQSVCMMVQALLGDPAPPLSGPMAPHGSALQSIQSVRAAQAPHWMSLRQQGVAPVLSSSTRSPGQEPSPPMPAGPEFKTAAAQAVAALSSLLDQLRLRPTPPVRTALALPAPLDGDLVLPHDVLCQEGSAPQEETQAWARPHEALAQDKALSALGRVLHLLDRILDGQVSSGIAATPGPAVAATLDVAIRCGLSHGAQRLLCVAVGQLDRPPDLTDDGGTLWLNVGGKEAAALSMFHVSVPLPRTTGGFLSCVLALVLPLAYSFQPDLVLVVLGPAHGLQDPQAALLAALLRGPAGGRVLALVDEESTPQLAVVLARVLHGEAPPSLGPFCTASLETMQALMHLRGQLEPQWKMLRVAGETGRPGSA; encoded by the exons ATGGGGACCGCACTGGTGTACCACGAGGACATGACGGCTGCGCGGCTGCTGTGGGACGA CCCCGAGTGCGAGATCGAGCGTCCTGAGCGTCTGACCACAGCTCTGGAGCGCCTGCGGCAGCGCGGCCTGGAGCAGAGGTGCCTGCGGCTGGTAGCCCGAGAGGCCTCGGAGGCGGAGCTGGGCCTGGTGCACAG CCCCGAGTACGTGGCCCTGTTGCGGGGAACCCAGGCCTTGAGCACTGAGGAGCTCCAGGCCCTATCCAGACAGTTCGACGCCGTCTACTTCCATCCG AGTACCTTCCACTGTGCCCGGTTGGCCGCAGGGGCTGCTCTGCAGCTGGTGGATGCAGTGCTGGCGGGAGTTGCACGCAACGGGCTCGCCCTGGTGAG GCCGCCTGGGCACCACAGCCAGAGGGCCGCCGCCAATGGATTCTGCATGTTCAATAGTGTGGCCATAGCAGCCAAGCATGCCCAGCAGAAACATGGACTGCACAG GATCCTCATCGTTGACTGGGACATCCACCATGGTCAGGGCACCCAGTATATCTTTGAGGATGACCCCAG CGTCCTTTACTTCTCCTGGCACCGCTATGAGCACGGGCGCTTCTGGCCCTACCTGCGAGAGTCCGATGCAGACACCGTCGGCCGCGGGCGGGGCCTTGGCTTCACGGTCAACCTGCCCTGGAACCAG GTCGGGATGGGAAACGCTGATTACATGGCCGCCTTCCTGCAGGTGCTGCTGCCCTTGGCCTTTGAG TTCAACGCCGAGCTGGTCCTGGTTTCGGCAGGGTTTGACTCCGCAATCGGGGATTCCGAG GGCGGCTACCACCTGGAGTCCCTCTCCCAGTCCGTGTGCATGATGGTACAAGCGCTGCTCGGCGACCCCGCCCCGCCGCTCTCAGGGCCCATGGCTCCGCATGGCAG CGCCCTGCAGTCCATCCAGAGTGTCCGGGCAGCGCAGGCCCCTCACTGGATGAGCCTCCGGCAGCAAG GTGTGGCCCCTGTACTGAGTTCCAGCACTCGCTCCCCGGGGCAGGAGCCCTCGCCTCCAATGCCTGCGGGGCCTGAGTTCAAGACAGCAGCAGCCCAGGCCGTGGCTGCGCTGAGCTCCCTCCTGGACCAGCTACGCCTCCGTCCCACGCCCCCTGTCCGCACTGCTCTTGCCTTGCCTGCGCCACTGGACGGTGACCTGGTCCTGCCCCATGACGTCCTCTGTCAGGAGGGGTCAGCCCCACAGGAGGAGACGCAGGCCTGGGCCAG GCCACACGAGGCCCTGGCCCAGGATAAGGCCCTCTCTGCACTTGGGAGGGTCCTGCACCTCTTGGACAGGATCCTGGATGGGCAG GTGAGCAGCGGCATCGCAGCCACCCCAGGCCctgctgtagctgccaccctggACGTGGCCATTCGGTGTGGCCTGTCCCACGGAGCCCAGAG GCTGCTTTGTGTGGCTGTGGGACAGCTGGATCGGCCCCCCGATCTCACCGATGACGG GGGGACTCTATGGCTGAACGTCGGGGGCAAAGAGGCAGCTGCCCTGTCCATGTTCCACGTCTCTGTGCCACTGCCAAGG ACAACCGGTGGGTTCCTGAGCTGTGTCCTGGCCCTGGTGCTGCCCCTGGCCTACAGCTTCCAGCCTGACCTGGTGCTGGTGGTACTGGGGCCTGCTCATGGCCTGCAAGACCCCCAAGCTGCACTCCTGGCTGCACTGCTTCGGGGCCCAGCAGGGGGCCGAGTCTTGGCCCTTGTGGATGAG GAGTCCACACCCCAGCTTGCGGTGGTCCTGGCCAGGGTGCTGCATGGAGAGGcaccccccagcctgggccccTTCTGCACGGCCTCCCTAGAGACCATGCAAGCCCTGATGCACTTGAGGGGGCAGCTGGAGCCACAGTGGAAGATGCTGCGAGTGGCCGGTGAGACTGGGAGGCCAGGCTCAGCCTGA
- the HDAC10 gene encoding polyamine deacetylase HDAC10 isoform X3, whose product MGTALVYHEDMTAARLLWDDPECEIERPERLTTALERLRQRGLEQRCLRLVAREASEAELGLVHSPEYVALLRGTQALSTEELQALSRQFDAVYFHPSTFHCARLAAGAALQLVDAVLAGVARNGLALVRPPGHHSQRAAANGFCMFNSVAIAAKHAQQKHGLHRILIVDWDIHHGQGTQYIFEDDPSVLYFSWHRYEHGRFWPYLRESDADTVGRGRGLGFTVNLPWNQVLLPLAFEFNAELVLVSAGFDSAIGDSEGQMQATPECFAHLTQLLQVLAGGRVCAVLEGGYHLESLSQSVCMMVQALLGDPAPPLSGPMAPHGSALQSIQSVRAAQAPHWMSLRQQGVAPVLSSSTRSPGQEPSPPMPAGPEFKTAAAQAVAALSSLLDQLRLRPTPPVRTALALPAPLDGDLVLPHDVLCQEGSAPQEETQAWARPHEALAQDKALSALGRVLHLLDRILDGQVSSGIAATPGPAVAATLDVAIRCGLSHGAQRLLCVAVGQLDRPPDLTDDGGTLWLNVGGKEAAALSMFHVSVPLPRTTGGFLSCVLALVLPLAYSFQPDLVLVVLGPAHGLQDPQAALLAALLRGPAGGRVLALVDEESTPQLAVVLARVLHGEAPPSLGPFCTASLETMQALMHLRGQLEPQWKMLRVAGETGRPGSA is encoded by the exons ATGGGGACCGCACTGGTGTACCACGAGGACATGACGGCTGCGCGGCTGCTGTGGGACGA CCCCGAGTGCGAGATCGAGCGTCCTGAGCGTCTGACCACAGCTCTGGAGCGCCTGCGGCAGCGCGGCCTGGAGCAGAGGTGCCTGCGGCTGGTAGCCCGAGAGGCCTCGGAGGCGGAGCTGGGCCTGGTGCACAG CCCCGAGTACGTGGCCCTGTTGCGGGGAACCCAGGCCTTGAGCACTGAGGAGCTCCAGGCCCTATCCAGACAGTTCGACGCCGTCTACTTCCATCCG AGTACCTTCCACTGTGCCCGGTTGGCCGCAGGGGCTGCTCTGCAGCTGGTGGATGCAGTGCTGGCGGGAGTTGCACGCAACGGGCTCGCCCTGGTGAG GCCGCCTGGGCACCACAGCCAGAGGGCCGCCGCCAATGGATTCTGCATGTTCAATAGTGTGGCCATAGCAGCCAAGCATGCCCAGCAGAAACATGGACTGCACAG GATCCTCATCGTTGACTGGGACATCCACCATGGTCAGGGCACCCAGTATATCTTTGAGGATGACCCCAG CGTCCTTTACTTCTCCTGGCACCGCTATGAGCACGGGCGCTTCTGGCCCTACCTGCGAGAGTCCGATGCAGACACCGTCGGCCGCGGGCGGGGCCTTGGCTTCACGGTCAACCTGCCCTGGAACCAG GTGCTGCTGCCCTTGGCCTTTGAG TTCAACGCCGAGCTGGTCCTGGTTTCGGCAGGGTTTGACTCCGCAATCGGGGATTCCGAG GGGCAGATGCAGGCCACGCCCGAGTGCTTCGCCCACCTCACGCAGCTGCTGCAGGTGCTGGCTGGTGGCCGGGTCTGCGCTGTGCTGGAG GGCGGCTACCACCTGGAGTCCCTCTCCCAGTCCGTGTGCATGATGGTACAAGCGCTGCTCGGCGACCCCGCCCCGCCGCTCTCAGGGCCCATGGCTCCGCATGGCAG CGCCCTGCAGTCCATCCAGAGTGTCCGGGCAGCGCAGGCCCCTCACTGGATGAGCCTCCGGCAGCAAG GTGTGGCCCCTGTACTGAGTTCCAGCACTCGCTCCCCGGGGCAGGAGCCCTCGCCTCCAATGCCTGCGGGGCCTGAGTTCAAGACAGCAGCAGCCCAGGCCGTGGCTGCGCTGAGCTCCCTCCTGGACCAGCTACGCCTCCGTCCCACGCCCCCTGTCCGCACTGCTCTTGCCTTGCCTGCGCCACTGGACGGTGACCTGGTCCTGCCCCATGACGTCCTCTGTCAGGAGGGGTCAGCCCCACAGGAGGAGACGCAGGCCTGGGCCAG GCCACACGAGGCCCTGGCCCAGGATAAGGCCCTCTCTGCACTTGGGAGGGTCCTGCACCTCTTGGACAGGATCCTGGATGGGCAG GTGAGCAGCGGCATCGCAGCCACCCCAGGCCctgctgtagctgccaccctggACGTGGCCATTCGGTGTGGCCTGTCCCACGGAGCCCAGAG GCTGCTTTGTGTGGCTGTGGGACAGCTGGATCGGCCCCCCGATCTCACCGATGACGG GGGGACTCTATGGCTGAACGTCGGGGGCAAAGAGGCAGCTGCCCTGTCCATGTTCCACGTCTCTGTGCCACTGCCAAGG ACAACCGGTGGGTTCCTGAGCTGTGTCCTGGCCCTGGTGCTGCCCCTGGCCTACAGCTTCCAGCCTGACCTGGTGCTGGTGGTACTGGGGCCTGCTCATGGCCTGCAAGACCCCCAAGCTGCACTCCTGGCTGCACTGCTTCGGGGCCCAGCAGGGGGCCGAGTCTTGGCCCTTGTGGATGAG GAGTCCACACCCCAGCTTGCGGTGGTCCTGGCCAGGGTGCTGCATGGAGAGGcaccccccagcctgggccccTTCTGCACGGCCTCCCTAGAGACCATGCAAGCCCTGATGCACTTGAGGGGGCAGCTGGAGCCACAGTGGAAGATGCTGCGAGTGGCCGGTGAGACTGGGAGGCCAGGCTCAGCCTGA
- the HDAC10 gene encoding polyamine deacetylase HDAC10 isoform X1 codes for MGTALVYHEDMTAARLLWDDPECEIERPERLTTALERLRQRGLEQRCLRLVAREASEAELGLVHSPEYVALLRGTQALSTEELQALSRQFDAVYFHPSTFHCARLAAGAALQLVDAVLAGVARNGLALVRPPGHHSQRAAANGFCMFNSVAIAAKHAQQKHGLHRILIVDWDIHHGQGTQYIFEDDPSVLYFSWHRYEHGRFWPYLRESDADTVGRGRGLGFTVNLPWNQVGMGNADYMAAFLQVLLPLAFEFNAELVLVSAGFDSAIGDSEGQMQATPECFAHLTQLLQVLAGGRVCAVLEGGYHLESLSQSVCMMVQALLGDPAPPLSGPMAPHGSALQSIQSVRAAQAPHWMSLRQQGVAPVLSSSTRSPGQEPSPPMPAGPEFKTAAAQAVAALSSLLDQLRLRPTPPVRTALALPAPLDGDLVLPHDVLCQEGSAPQEETQAWARPHEALAQDKALSALGRVLHLLDRILDGQVSSGIAATPGPAVAATLDVAIRCGLSHGAQRLLCVAVGQLDRPPDLTDDGGTLWLNVGGKEAAALSMFHVSVPLPRTTGGFLSCVLALVLPLAYSFQPDLVLVVLGPAHGLQDPQAALLAALLRGPAGGRVLALVDEESTPQLAVVLARVLHGEAPPSLGPFCTASLETMQALMHLRGQLEPQWKMLRVAGETGRPGSA; via the exons ATGGGGACCGCACTGGTGTACCACGAGGACATGACGGCTGCGCGGCTGCTGTGGGACGA CCCCGAGTGCGAGATCGAGCGTCCTGAGCGTCTGACCACAGCTCTGGAGCGCCTGCGGCAGCGCGGCCTGGAGCAGAGGTGCCTGCGGCTGGTAGCCCGAGAGGCCTCGGAGGCGGAGCTGGGCCTGGTGCACAG CCCCGAGTACGTGGCCCTGTTGCGGGGAACCCAGGCCTTGAGCACTGAGGAGCTCCAGGCCCTATCCAGACAGTTCGACGCCGTCTACTTCCATCCG AGTACCTTCCACTGTGCCCGGTTGGCCGCAGGGGCTGCTCTGCAGCTGGTGGATGCAGTGCTGGCGGGAGTTGCACGCAACGGGCTCGCCCTGGTGAG GCCGCCTGGGCACCACAGCCAGAGGGCCGCCGCCAATGGATTCTGCATGTTCAATAGTGTGGCCATAGCAGCCAAGCATGCCCAGCAGAAACATGGACTGCACAG GATCCTCATCGTTGACTGGGACATCCACCATGGTCAGGGCACCCAGTATATCTTTGAGGATGACCCCAG CGTCCTTTACTTCTCCTGGCACCGCTATGAGCACGGGCGCTTCTGGCCCTACCTGCGAGAGTCCGATGCAGACACCGTCGGCCGCGGGCGGGGCCTTGGCTTCACGGTCAACCTGCCCTGGAACCAG GTCGGGATGGGAAACGCTGATTACATGGCCGCCTTCCTGCAGGTGCTGCTGCCCTTGGCCTTTGAG TTCAACGCCGAGCTGGTCCTGGTTTCGGCAGGGTTTGACTCCGCAATCGGGGATTCCGAG GGGCAGATGCAGGCCACGCCCGAGTGCTTCGCCCACCTCACGCAGCTGCTGCAGGTGCTGGCTGGTGGCCGGGTCTGCGCTGTGCTGGAG GGCGGCTACCACCTGGAGTCCCTCTCCCAGTCCGTGTGCATGATGGTACAAGCGCTGCTCGGCGACCCCGCCCCGCCGCTCTCAGGGCCCATGGCTCCGCATGGCAG CGCCCTGCAGTCCATCCAGAGTGTCCGGGCAGCGCAGGCCCCTCACTGGATGAGCCTCCGGCAGCAAG GTGTGGCCCCTGTACTGAGTTCCAGCACTCGCTCCCCGGGGCAGGAGCCCTCGCCTCCAATGCCTGCGGGGCCTGAGTTCAAGACAGCAGCAGCCCAGGCCGTGGCTGCGCTGAGCTCCCTCCTGGACCAGCTACGCCTCCGTCCCACGCCCCCTGTCCGCACTGCTCTTGCCTTGCCTGCGCCACTGGACGGTGACCTGGTCCTGCCCCATGACGTCCTCTGTCAGGAGGGGTCAGCCCCACAGGAGGAGACGCAGGCCTGGGCCAG GCCACACGAGGCCCTGGCCCAGGATAAGGCCCTCTCTGCACTTGGGAGGGTCCTGCACCTCTTGGACAGGATCCTGGATGGGCAG GTGAGCAGCGGCATCGCAGCCACCCCAGGCCctgctgtagctgccaccctggACGTGGCCATTCGGTGTGGCCTGTCCCACGGAGCCCAGAG GCTGCTTTGTGTGGCTGTGGGACAGCTGGATCGGCCCCCCGATCTCACCGATGACGG GGGGACTCTATGGCTGAACGTCGGGGGCAAAGAGGCAGCTGCCCTGTCCATGTTCCACGTCTCTGTGCCACTGCCAAGG ACAACCGGTGGGTTCCTGAGCTGTGTCCTGGCCCTGGTGCTGCCCCTGGCCTACAGCTTCCAGCCTGACCTGGTGCTGGTGGTACTGGGGCCTGCTCATGGCCTGCAAGACCCCCAAGCTGCACTCCTGGCTGCACTGCTTCGGGGCCCAGCAGGGGGCCGAGTCTTGGCCCTTGTGGATGAG GAGTCCACACCCCAGCTTGCGGTGGTCCTGGCCAGGGTGCTGCATGGAGAGGcaccccccagcctgggccccTTCTGCACGGCCTCCCTAGAGACCATGCAAGCCCTGATGCACTTGAGGGGGCAGCTGGAGCCACAGTGGAAGATGCTGCGAGTGGCCGGTGAGACTGGGAGGCCAGGCTCAGCCTGA
- the HDAC10 gene encoding polyamine deacetylase HDAC10 isoform X2 has protein sequence MGTALVYHEDMTAARLLWDDPECEIERPERLTTALERLRQRGLEQRCLRLVAREASEAELGLVHSPEYVALLRGTQALSTEELQALSRQFDAVYFHPSTFHCARLAAGAALQLVDAVLAGVARNGLALVRPPGHHSQRAAANGFCMFNSVAIAAKHAQQKHGLHRILIVDWDIHHGQGTQYIFEDDPSVLYFSWHRYEHGRFWPYLRESDADTVGRGRGLGFTVNLPWNQVGMGNADYMAAFLQVLLPLAFEFNAELVLVSAGFDSAIGDSEGQMQATPECFAHLTQLLQVLAGGRVCAVLEGGYHLESLSQSVCMMVQALLGDPAPPLSGPMAPHGSALQSIQSVRAAQAPHWMSLRQQGVAPVLSSSTRSPGQEPSPPMPAGPEFKTAAAQAVAALSSLLDQLRLRPTPPVRTALALPAPLDGDLVLPHDVLCQEGSAPQEETQAWARPHEALAQDKALSALGRVLHLLDRILDGQVSSGIAATPGPAVAATLDVAIRCGLSHGAQRLLCVAVGQLDRPPDLTDDGGTLWLNVGGKEAAALSMFHVSVPLPRTTGGFLSCVLALVLPLAYSFQPDLVLVVLGPAHGLQDPQAALLAALLRGPAGGRVLALVDEESTPQLAVVLARVLHGEAPPSLGPFCTASLETMQALMHLRGQLEPQWKMLRVAAPP, from the exons ATGGGGACCGCACTGGTGTACCACGAGGACATGACGGCTGCGCGGCTGCTGTGGGACGA CCCCGAGTGCGAGATCGAGCGTCCTGAGCGTCTGACCACAGCTCTGGAGCGCCTGCGGCAGCGCGGCCTGGAGCAGAGGTGCCTGCGGCTGGTAGCCCGAGAGGCCTCGGAGGCGGAGCTGGGCCTGGTGCACAG CCCCGAGTACGTGGCCCTGTTGCGGGGAACCCAGGCCTTGAGCACTGAGGAGCTCCAGGCCCTATCCAGACAGTTCGACGCCGTCTACTTCCATCCG AGTACCTTCCACTGTGCCCGGTTGGCCGCAGGGGCTGCTCTGCAGCTGGTGGATGCAGTGCTGGCGGGAGTTGCACGCAACGGGCTCGCCCTGGTGAG GCCGCCTGGGCACCACAGCCAGAGGGCCGCCGCCAATGGATTCTGCATGTTCAATAGTGTGGCCATAGCAGCCAAGCATGCCCAGCAGAAACATGGACTGCACAG GATCCTCATCGTTGACTGGGACATCCACCATGGTCAGGGCACCCAGTATATCTTTGAGGATGACCCCAG CGTCCTTTACTTCTCCTGGCACCGCTATGAGCACGGGCGCTTCTGGCCCTACCTGCGAGAGTCCGATGCAGACACCGTCGGCCGCGGGCGGGGCCTTGGCTTCACGGTCAACCTGCCCTGGAACCAG GTCGGGATGGGAAACGCTGATTACATGGCCGCCTTCCTGCAGGTGCTGCTGCCCTTGGCCTTTGAG TTCAACGCCGAGCTGGTCCTGGTTTCGGCAGGGTTTGACTCCGCAATCGGGGATTCCGAG GGGCAGATGCAGGCCACGCCCGAGTGCTTCGCCCACCTCACGCAGCTGCTGCAGGTGCTGGCTGGTGGCCGGGTCTGCGCTGTGCTGGAG GGCGGCTACCACCTGGAGTCCCTCTCCCAGTCCGTGTGCATGATGGTACAAGCGCTGCTCGGCGACCCCGCCCCGCCGCTCTCAGGGCCCATGGCTCCGCATGGCAG CGCCCTGCAGTCCATCCAGAGTGTCCGGGCAGCGCAGGCCCCTCACTGGATGAGCCTCCGGCAGCAAG GTGTGGCCCCTGTACTGAGTTCCAGCACTCGCTCCCCGGGGCAGGAGCCCTCGCCTCCAATGCCTGCGGGGCCTGAGTTCAAGACAGCAGCAGCCCAGGCCGTGGCTGCGCTGAGCTCCCTCCTGGACCAGCTACGCCTCCGTCCCACGCCCCCTGTCCGCACTGCTCTTGCCTTGCCTGCGCCACTGGACGGTGACCTGGTCCTGCCCCATGACGTCCTCTGTCAGGAGGGGTCAGCCCCACAGGAGGAGACGCAGGCCTGGGCCAG GCCACACGAGGCCCTGGCCCAGGATAAGGCCCTCTCTGCACTTGGGAGGGTCCTGCACCTCTTGGACAGGATCCTGGATGGGCAG GTGAGCAGCGGCATCGCAGCCACCCCAGGCCctgctgtagctgccaccctggACGTGGCCATTCGGTGTGGCCTGTCCCACGGAGCCCAGAG GCTGCTTTGTGTGGCTGTGGGACAGCTGGATCGGCCCCCCGATCTCACCGATGACGG GGGGACTCTATGGCTGAACGTCGGGGGCAAAGAGGCAGCTGCCCTGTCCATGTTCCACGTCTCTGTGCCACTGCCAAGG ACAACCGGTGGGTTCCTGAGCTGTGTCCTGGCCCTGGTGCTGCCCCTGGCCTACAGCTTCCAGCCTGACCTGGTGCTGGTGGTACTGGGGCCTGCTCATGGCCTGCAAGACCCCCAAGCTGCACTCCTGGCTGCACTGCTTCGGGGCCCAGCAGGGGGCCGAGTCTTGGCCCTTGTGGATGAG GAGTCCACACCCCAGCTTGCGGTGGTCCTGGCCAGGGTGCTGCATGGAGAGGcaccccccagcctgggccccTTCTGCACGGCCTCCCTAGAGACCATGCAAGCCCTGATGCACTTGAGGGGGCAGCTGGAGCCACAGTGGAAGATGCTGCGAGTGGCCG CTCCTCCTTGA